From Variimorphobacter saccharofermentans, one genomic window encodes:
- a CDS encoding sugar ABC transporter ATP-binding protein, whose translation MKSPLLELKNINLEIDNFSINNVSLSLYPGEIHMIMGENGSGKSILMEMISGLVQPDSGEIYFEGQIVKPRSLSFYSSSELIFIQQHTTLLENLSIAENLYFHNLPFKNKLLKTIDFDKLNRQFYDLIQELNLPISATDTVRTLGLAQRQMIEFCKAYISEAKVVILDEPSASLTPSERQLLYTIVNRIKARGAGIFYITHRIDDTMTIGDRVSIIKNGTLVGTKIIKESTEEEIIHLLVGVRLKERYPKMNTQKGKVLLSVSHLGFEDRLQDINFQLREGEILGITGLAGSGRTLLSNCLFGAVKYNGQICINGKPVYISSPNVAIRNGIALMPENRLEDSIFQELDTSENVAFPSLKRFTKNHIINFNFLKQTAIDYITKINIPMLRSNSILSYSEGSLQKAIFAKWLMIRAKIFILDEPTRGIDLASKIDIYNFINDMTKKKAGIIYISSDIDEIMGICDRVAVLSDKTLVCDLPTNLTTPEEITAIQARSRTNTHKHHE comes from the coding sequence TTGAAAAGTCCATTACTTGAGTTAAAGAATATTAACCTTGAGATAGATAACTTCAGTATTAATAATGTTAGTCTCTCTCTTTATCCCGGTGAAATACATATGATTATGGGCGAAAATGGATCCGGAAAGAGTATACTGATGGAAATGATCAGCGGTCTGGTACAGCCTGATTCTGGAGAGATCTATTTCGAAGGTCAAATAGTGAAACCCAGAAGTCTTTCCTTTTATTCTTCAAGTGAACTTATTTTTATTCAGCAGCACACCACTCTTTTGGAGAATTTAAGCATTGCTGAAAATTTATATTTTCATAATCTACCCTTTAAAAACAAACTACTGAAGACCATAGATTTTGATAAGCTAAACAGACAGTTTTACGATTTAATTCAAGAACTAAATCTTCCGATTAGTGCAACTGATACGGTAAGAACTCTTGGACTTGCTCAGCGGCAAATGATAGAATTTTGTAAGGCATATATCTCTGAAGCAAAGGTAGTTATTCTAGATGAACCTTCTGCCTCACTAACGCCAAGCGAACGCCAGCTTCTGTATACTATAGTGAATCGTATTAAAGCCAGAGGCGCGGGCATTTTCTACATTACACACCGAATAGATGATACCATGACAATAGGAGATCGTGTCTCGATTATTAAGAATGGGACTCTAGTGGGAACTAAGATTATTAAAGAATCCACCGAAGAAGAGATTATTCATTTATTGGTTGGAGTCCGTCTAAAGGAACGATATCCTAAAATGAACACTCAAAAAGGGAAAGTACTATTATCCGTATCCCATCTCGGCTTTGAGGATCGATTGCAAGATATTAATTTTCAATTAAGAGAGGGAGAAATCTTAGGTATTACAGGTCTGGCCGGTTCAGGCAGAACCTTATTATCCAACTGTTTGTTTGGTGCAGTCAAATATAATGGGCAAATCTGTATCAATGGTAAACCCGTCTATATAAGCAGTCCTAATGTAGCTATACGAAATGGTATCGCGCTAATGCCTGAGAATCGATTGGAAGACTCCATCTTTCAAGAGCTGGACACCAGTGAGAATGTTGCGTTTCCTTCACTAAAGCGATTTACCAAAAATCATATAATCAATTTTAATTTTCTGAAACAGACAGCGATTGATTATATTACAAAGATTAATATTCCGATGCTGAGAAGCAACAGTATTTTATCTTACAGTGAGGGTAGCCTTCAGAAAGCAATCTTTGCGAAATGGCTTATGATCCGGGCTAAAATATTCATACTGGATGAGCCTACACGTGGTATAGATCTAGCAAGTAAAATAGATATCTATAATTTTATAAATGATATGACAAAGAAGAAAGCCGGTATTATATATATATCCTCTGATATTGATGA